The Microbacterium horticulturae genome has a window encoding:
- a CDS encoding sugar phosphate isomerase/epimerase family protein translates to MSLGAPIQGVTLYSFTRAFHGREYDLEQLLRKVADDGYGPGLEIVGFSSFRGFPAIDDAFAERFRELVDELGLVQTSLAINADIGIHRDRLLTDDELIEYMRPQIEAAAKLGFPIARVQISLEPDSMERLAPLAEKNGVTLALEVHADQYASHPRILALRDRYEKVGSPFLGFTADWGATTSGFAPSLIEAYRRRGASDELLAQVVALWDEFSQEGPPADQADHGQRFGRFIALGAQGGRPDLGIDFAINGTGLFGPARVDDWLEIMPWIRHIHGKFFGIDETGEEPSVPVRDLIRLFVENGYNGAISSEYEGWHWNNWQSAFEIVGGEQAVQRSAARDAGSQMVTDAVTARPQLHRWLSERSETKPTTTGARA, encoded by the coding sequence ATGAGCCTCGGCGCACCGATCCAGGGAGTCACGCTCTACAGCTTCACCCGCGCATTCCACGGGCGCGAGTACGACCTCGAGCAGCTGCTGCGCAAGGTCGCCGACGACGGGTACGGGCCGGGCCTGGAGATCGTCGGCTTCTCGAGCTTCCGCGGATTCCCCGCGATCGACGATGCGTTCGCCGAGCGTTTCCGTGAGCTCGTCGACGAGCTCGGGCTCGTGCAGACCTCGCTGGCCATCAACGCCGACATCGGCATCCACCGCGATCGTCTGCTCACCGACGACGAACTCATCGAATACATGCGTCCGCAGATCGAAGCGGCCGCCAAGCTCGGGTTCCCGATCGCCCGCGTGCAGATCTCGCTCGAGCCCGACTCGATGGAGCGCCTCGCACCGCTCGCTGAGAAGAACGGGGTTACGCTCGCGCTCGAGGTGCACGCCGACCAGTACGCGTCGCACCCGCGCATCCTCGCGCTGCGCGACCGGTACGAGAAGGTCGGGTCGCCTTTCCTGGGCTTCACCGCCGACTGGGGCGCCACCACGTCGGGGTTCGCCCCCTCGCTCATCGAGGCTTATCGGCGCCGGGGGGCCTCCGATGAGCTGCTCGCGCAGGTCGTGGCGCTGTGGGATGAGTTCTCGCAAGAGGGCCCGCCGGCCGATCAGGCCGACCACGGGCAGCGGTTCGGGCGGTTCATCGCCCTCGGTGCGCAGGGCGGCCGGCCCGATCTGGGCATCGACTTCGCTATCAACGGCACCGGTCTGTTCGGCCCTGCGCGTGTGGACGACTGGCTCGAGATCATGCCCTGGATCCGTCATATCCACGGCAAGTTCTTCGGTATCGACGAGACCGGCGAAGAGCCCTCGGTGCCGGTGCGCGACCTCATCCGACTGTTCGTGGAGAACGGCTACAACGGCGCGATCTCGAGCGAGTACGAGGGCTGGCACTGGAACAACTGGCAGAGCGCCTTCGAGATCGTCGGGGGCGAGCAGGCCGTGCAGCGGTCGGCGGCACGAGATGCCGGTTCGCAGATGGTGACGGATGCCGTCACCGCTCGCCCGCAACTCCACAGGTGGCTGAGCGAGCGAAGCGAGACGAAACCCACCACGACGGGAGCACGCGCATGA
- a CDS encoding C-glycoside deglycosidase beta subunit domain-containing protein, giving the protein MIPDRIIEQGTLTTDGTRSAVEVRIPWYRALPGSCISEVSFSVDGVPAPAESLRWTMNGRTFRLADLADDTEQWWFPVDSAVVSGDIPVTIGADDHRVDVELKLYIPYIVIDGDQVLRIEERDSKTMPATTTEVAA; this is encoded by the coding sequence GTGATTCCCGACCGCATCATCGAGCAGGGCACGCTCACGACCGACGGCACCCGTAGTGCTGTCGAGGTGCGCATCCCGTGGTATCGAGCCCTGCCCGGATCGTGCATCTCGGAGGTGTCGTTCTCCGTCGACGGCGTGCCGGCCCCCGCCGAGTCGTTGCGCTGGACCATGAACGGCCGCACCTTCCGCCTCGCCGACCTCGCCGACGACACCGAGCAGTGGTGGTTCCCGGTGGACTCGGCTGTCGTCTCCGGCGACATCCCGGTGACGATCGGCGCCGACGACCATCGGGTCGACGTCGAGCTCAAGCTCTACATCCCGTACATCGTCATCGATGGTGATCAGGTGCTGCGCATCGAGGAGCGCGACTCCAAGACGATGCCGGCGACGACGACGGAGGTGGCGGCATGA
- a CDS encoding GMC oxidoreductase, protein MSTRSYPHDVDVVIVGSGPTGAAYARILSERAPRARIAMFEVGPTVSDPPGSHVKNIVDAAARARAQERSEGPGAGEATVNSPGAVKSGDRLARPGTYLLADGFRQPDEDGLPVAAFSSNVGGMGAHWTAACPRPGDSERIDFLDDLDELLDEGDRLLGVTTDAFDGAPYTELVRERLAAAVDDGRAPDRRVQRMPLAVHRRADGRLVWSGSDVVFGDVTRANENFTLYDESLVTRVLVDAGHAAAVEVRDLRTGEAHTVGARFVVVAADALRTPQVLWASGIRPAALGRMLNDQSQVVFASRIRETPPGVPSGPAGQSDEHDVVGGALSEQSGVSWVPFTDAEPFHGQIMQLDASPVPLADDDPAVPGSIVGLGLFTAKDLQWDDRVVFADDETDSYGMPAMRLHYRLTEQDHEVLDRARAEIVRLGHAVGEPLDERPFTMPPGASLHYQGTVRMGERDDGRSVCGPDSEVWTVPGLFVAGNGVIPTATACNPTLTSVALAVRGARHIVAELLLMSKSDIKL, encoded by the coding sequence ATGAGTACACGCTCCTATCCGCACGACGTGGACGTCGTCATCGTCGGCAGCGGACCGACCGGCGCCGCCTATGCGCGCATCCTCAGCGAACGCGCGCCGCGCGCCCGCATCGCGATGTTCGAGGTGGGCCCGACGGTCTCCGATCCGCCCGGATCGCATGTGAAGAACATCGTGGATGCCGCGGCCCGCGCGCGCGCTCAGGAGCGCTCCGAGGGCCCGGGCGCGGGAGAGGCGACCGTGAACTCGCCCGGTGCCGTGAAATCGGGTGATCGACTCGCCCGGCCCGGCACGTACCTGCTGGCCGACGGCTTTCGACAGCCGGACGAGGACGGGCTGCCCGTCGCCGCGTTCTCGAGCAACGTCGGGGGCATGGGCGCGCACTGGACCGCGGCGTGCCCGCGGCCCGGTGACAGCGAGCGCATCGACTTTCTCGACGATCTCGACGAGCTGCTCGACGAGGGTGACCGCCTGCTCGGCGTCACCACTGACGCATTCGACGGCGCGCCCTACACCGAACTGGTCCGTGAGCGGCTCGCGGCGGCCGTCGATGACGGGCGCGCACCCGACCGCAGAGTGCAGCGGATGCCGCTGGCCGTGCACCGGCGCGCGGACGGCCGGCTCGTCTGGTCGGGGTCCGACGTCGTCTTCGGCGACGTGACCCGCGCGAATGAGAACTTCACGCTGTACGACGAATCGCTCGTGACGCGTGTTCTCGTCGACGCCGGTCACGCGGCCGCCGTGGAAGTACGCGATCTGCGCACCGGCGAGGCCCACACCGTGGGTGCCCGGTTCGTCGTCGTGGCCGCCGACGCGCTGCGCACACCGCAGGTGCTGTGGGCCTCCGGCATCCGTCCCGCCGCACTCGGTCGCATGCTCAACGACCAATCGCAAGTGGTCTTCGCTTCGCGCATCCGAGAGACGCCGCCGGGTGTGCCATCCGGCCCCGCCGGCCAGTCCGACGAGCACGATGTCGTCGGCGGCGCGCTCAGCGAGCAGAGCGGCGTCAGCTGGGTGCCGTTCACTGATGCCGAGCCGTTCCATGGGCAGATCATGCAGCTGGACGCATCGCCCGTGCCGCTCGCCGACGACGATCCGGCCGTACCGGGCTCCATCGTCGGTCTGGGCCTGTTCACTGCGAAGGATCTGCAGTGGGACGATCGCGTCGTCTTCGCCGACGATGAGACCGACTCGTACGGTATGCCGGCGATGCGCCTCCATTACCGGCTCACCGAACAGGATCACGAGGTGTTGGACCGTGCCCGCGCCGAGATCGTGCGGCTCGGGCACGCGGTGGGCGAGCCGCTCGACGAGCGCCCCTTCACGATGCCGCCCGGCGCGTCGCTGCACTACCAGGGCACCGTGCGCATGGGCGAGCGCGACGACGGGCGCAGCGTATGCGGGCCGGACAGCGAAGTGTGGACTGTCCCAGGCCTCTTCGTCGCCGGCAACGGCGTGATCCCCACCGCGACCGCCTGCAATCCGACCCTCACCTCGGTGGCGCTCGCGGTCCGCGGTGCGCGTCACATCGTCGCTGAACTCTTGCTTATGTCTAAATCCGACATTAAGCTGTAG
- a CDS encoding nuclear transport factor 2 family protein: MADQRAAFERFCDLFYTQKRVADAFAFLVADGYRQHNPTIADGPAPAVEMLTPKFDGSPDARFEIQRILVDGDLAMVHVKASRPGAPDAAVADIYRFEDGRIVEHWDVLQPVPTYAAHDHPMF; this comes from the coding sequence ATGGCAGACCAACGTGCCGCCTTCGAGCGGTTCTGCGACCTGTTCTACACGCAGAAGCGGGTGGCGGACGCCTTCGCCTTCCTCGTCGCCGACGGCTACCGGCAGCACAACCCGACGATTGCCGACGGGCCGGCCCCGGCGGTCGAGATGCTGACGCCGAAATTCGACGGCTCACCGGACGCGCGCTTCGAGATCCAGCGCATCCTCGTCGATGGGGATCTCGCGATGGTGCATGTGAAAGCCTCCAGGCCGGGTGCGCCCGACGCCGCCGTCGCAGACATCTACCGGTTCGAAGACGGTCGGATCGTCGAGCACTGGGACGTTCTGCAGCCCGTCCCCACGTACGCCGCCCACGACCACCCGATGTTCTGA
- a CDS encoding carbohydrate ABC transporter permease has product MFRYTKRTALREIGLWVLALIFLLPFYFLIAMALKPDSEIYSTSTLAWPQHPSLESFATALNGQGNADIVHGLINSIIMTAGSILGLVLLGALTGYVISRSTRRWSRGVYYLFLVAIVLPTQLGTVPLYIGARTIGLTGSVWGMIVLYTGMLLPLSIFLYAGFFRGLGTEYEEAAAIDGANRTQIFFRIVLPLMSPATGTVAILAGLIVWNDFFTSLIFLGGSENQTLPVSMYFFIGSLVSKWNSIFAIVIISMVPILLFYLFAQKKFIQGFAGGLKG; this is encoded by the coding sequence GTGTTCCGCTATACGAAGCGCACCGCTCTGCGTGAGATCGGACTATGGGTGCTCGCCCTGATCTTCCTGCTCCCGTTCTACTTCCTCATCGCGATGGCGCTGAAGCCCGACAGCGAGATCTACAGCACCTCGACGCTCGCGTGGCCGCAGCATCCGTCTCTTGAGAGCTTCGCGACGGCGCTGAACGGCCAGGGCAACGCCGACATCGTGCACGGTCTGATCAACAGCATCATCATGACCGCCGGGTCCATTCTCGGTCTGGTCCTTCTCGGTGCACTCACCGGCTACGTCATCTCGCGCAGCACGCGGCGATGGTCGCGCGGCGTCTACTACCTCTTCCTCGTGGCCATCGTGCTGCCCACGCAACTCGGCACCGTCCCGCTCTATATCGGCGCCCGCACGATCGGACTGACCGGCAGTGTCTGGGGCATGATCGTGCTCTACACGGGGATGCTGCTGCCACTGTCGATCTTCCTGTACGCTGGCTTCTTCCGCGGGCTCGGGACGGAGTACGAAGAGGCCGCCGCCATCGACGGCGCCAACCGTACGCAGATCTTCTTCCGCATAGTGCTGCCGCTGATGTCGCCGGCGACAGGCACCGTCGCGATCCTCGCGGGCCTCATCGTCTGGAACGACTTCTTCACGTCGCTGATCTTCCTGGGCGGATCGGAGAACCAGACGCTGCCGGTGTCGATGTACTTCTTCATCGGCTCGCTCGTCTCGAAGTGGAACTCCATCTTCGCGATCGTCATCATCTCGATGGTCCCGATCCTGCTGTTCTATCTGTTCGCACAGAAGAAGTTCATCCAGGGCTTCGCCGGCGGGCTCAAGGGCTGA